Part of the Yersinia hibernica genome, GATACCTCGGAAATGTCAGTGCATGAGTTGGCTGAGATGCTACGTACCCGCCTGCTGGGTAAACGCGAGCGCGAGCTGACCATGGTGTTTGAGTCCTTCGGCTTTAAACATGGCATTCCTATTGATGCAGATTATGTCTTCGACGTGCGCTTCCTGCCAAACCCACACTGGGACCCGAAATTACGCCCAATGACAGGTTTGGATAAGCCGGTTATCTCTTTCCTTGATCGCCATACTGAAGTGCACAACTTTGTTTACCAGACTCGCAGCTATCTGGAACTGTGGTTGCCGATGCTGGAAACCAATAACCGCAGTTACCTGACGGTTGCTATCGGTTGTACCGGTGGTAAACACCGCTCAGTCTATGTTGCTGAACAATTGGCCGATTATTTCCGCGCTCGCGGCAAGAATGTCCAATCACGCCATCGTACTCTGGAAAAGCGTAAATAAATGACTGTCAAACAGACCGTTGAGATCAAAAACAAGTTGGGGATGCATGCCAGACCCGCCATGAAATTGTTCGAACTGGTTCAGAGTTTTGATGCAGAAGTGATGTTACGCAATGACAGCGGCACCGAAGCCGAAGCCAGCAGTGTAATTGCACTGCTGATGCTCGACTCCGCCAAAGGCCGTCAGATTGAGGTGGAGGCCACTGGGCCTGATGAGATTCAAGCATTGGCGGCAGTGATAGAATTGTTTAATTCGGGGTTTGATGAGGATTAAGGTGCTCACTGAACCTCAACCGAGTCGGGCCGCCCAAGCCCCGCTCACTCTCCCCTCCATCCTTGTCGGCAAAATTCCTGATTGCGCTCAAGACCAAAACCATAGTTTTAGGTTTTGATGTTAAAAACACATTTGAGCAGTCGAGCAACTCCCCCTAATTAAAGATACTGCAAATCAAAACACACTAAGTAATCGTTTGCTAATCATAAAA contains:
- the rapZ gene encoding RNase adapter RapZ is translated as MVLMIVSGRSGSGKSVALRALEDMGFYCVDNLPVVLLPQLASTLADRNISAAVSIDVRNMPESPEVFEHAMTQLPESFSPQLLFLDADRNTLIRRYSDTRRLHPLSTKNLSLESAIDEESALLEPLRSRADLIIDTSEMSVHELAEMLRTRLLGKRERELTMVFESFGFKHGIPIDADYVFDVRFLPNPHWDPKLRPMTGLDKPVISFLDRHTEVHNFVYQTRSYLELWLPMLETNNRSYLTVAIGCTGGKHRSVYVAEQLADYFRARGKNVQSRHRTLEKRK
- the npr gene encoding PTS phosphocarrier protein NPr, with the translated sequence MTVKQTVEIKNKLGMHARPAMKLFELVQSFDAEVMLRNDSGTEAEASSVIALLMLDSAKGRQIEVEATGPDEIQALAAVIELFNSGFDED